Proteins encoded in a region of the Paracholeplasma manati genome:
- a CDS encoding ABC transporter ATP-binding protein, with translation MKFKINPLLKPYQSKIRTPLSILSVFSLVLSFTAILFAYLSKLAIDTYTNQSKLFLYGGLLIFIMIIQVGLTAYNQYYKAKASYQLEGELRQHLFQKLLKAKIQDTAENHSAIYINHFKSDITMISDGVYDLFPKLVFYVFRFLGAFVVLFILDWLFAVLFLTLGLLLFVLSRLLSKQIKQIQKEALNAEDQLYQSLQESLTHIEVIKAFEAESIQVKNLENASFHFYQKRMKKQWVSALTGLGLHGFFAFGYLFAILFGTYRLSQGSIVFGSLVAIIQLVQNIQSPFSGLSNIVIKYHQWQASLDRVRMMDGLEKESTTKIPLQPFKKIDFKKVSFKYEQKLVLDNLSFELKPGELVWIKGESGKGKTTLIKLLLGLMSPTTGSIELKIDEASYALSESTRQFFSYVPQSYYLLSNSILDNLTLGKSIPMEKVIEACQIAVIYDDILKTPEGFDTKLKEMGAGLSIGQLERLSIARALLKDAPILLLDEITASLDSDTEKKVLSNLKALKQKTIVMVSHRDLKDIKPTKIIDLK, from the coding sequence ATGAAATTTAAAATCAACCCTTTACTAAAACCTTATCAATCCAAAATTAGAACACCCTTATCGATTTTATCGGTGTTTTCTTTGGTGTTGTCATTCACGGCGATTTTGTTCGCTTACCTATCCAAATTAGCGATTGATACCTATACGAATCAATCTAAATTATTCTTGTATGGTGGTCTATTGATCTTCATCATGATCATCCAGGTTGGATTAACTGCTTATAACCAATACTACAAAGCGAAAGCATCCTACCAACTTGAAGGTGAATTACGACAACATCTCTTTCAAAAACTCTTAAAAGCGAAGATCCAAGATACCGCTGAGAATCATTCCGCCATCTATATCAACCACTTTAAATCGGATATCACGATGATTTCCGATGGCGTGTATGATTTATTCCCGAAACTGGTATTTTATGTGTTTAGATTCTTAGGTGCCTTTGTTGTTTTATTCATTTTGGACTGGTTATTCGCTGTATTATTCTTAACGTTGGGATTACTGCTATTTGTCTTATCAAGGCTATTATCCAAACAAATCAAGCAGATTCAAAAAGAGGCACTGAACGCTGAAGATCAACTCTATCAGTCGTTGCAGGAAAGTCTAACCCATATTGAAGTCATTAAAGCGTTTGAAGCAGAAAGCATTCAAGTAAAAAACCTTGAAAACGCCTCTTTTCACTTCTATCAAAAACGCATGAAGAAACAATGGGTCTCCGCGTTAACTGGTTTGGGATTACATGGGTTTTTCGCCTTTGGGTATTTATTCGCCATTCTATTTGGTACCTATCGTTTAAGCCAAGGTTCCATCGTATTTGGTAGTTTGGTCGCCATCATACAACTCGTCCAAAATATTCAAAGCCCATTTTCTGGGCTCTCCAATATCGTCATCAAATACCATCAGTGGCAAGCTTCTCTCGATCGTGTACGCATGATGGATGGGTTAGAAAAAGAATCAACCACGAAAATACCCCTTCAACCATTTAAGAAAATTGATTTCAAAAAAGTATCCTTTAAATATGAACAAAAACTGGTTTTAGATAATCTATCCTTCGAACTCAAACCTGGCGAATTGGTTTGGATTAAAGGGGAGTCAGGAAAAGGTAAAACCACGTTAATCAAATTGTTGTTGGGGCTCATGTCACCAACGACAGGTTCGATTGAACTGAAAATCGATGAAGCCTCCTATGCTTTATCGGAAAGCACCAGACAGTTCTTCTCTTATGTACCTCAATCTTATTACTTATTATCGAACTCGATTTTAGATAACCTCACCTTAGGTAAGTCGATACCGATGGAAAAAGTCATTGAAGCGTGTCAAATCGCAGTGATCTATGACGATATTCTCAAAACCCCAGAAGGATTTGATACAAAGCTTAAAGAAATGGGAGCGGGGTTATCGATTGGACAATTGGAAAGACTATCGATTGCGAGAGCCTTGTTAAAAGACGCACCTATTTTATTACTAGATGAAATTACCGCTTCCCTCGATAGCGATACTGAGAAAAAGGTTTTATCCAATCTCAAAGCTTTAAAACAAAAAACCATCGTCATGGTTTCACATCGTGATCTTAAAGACATCAAACCAACCAAAATCATCGACCTTAAATAA